One genomic window of Legionella jordanis includes the following:
- a CDS encoding flagellar basal body P-ring protein FlgI, with protein MRKAYLYLFMCLLAAFGLGHAERIKDIATLAGVRTNQLVGYGLVVGLDGTGDRTGTRFTEQTFANMLIQLGVNIPPGTKLNSKNIAAVMVTANLSTFMKKGQTMDVNLSSIGDSKSLRGGTLLMTPLKGADGKVYAIAQGNVTVVGLGVSGADGSSVTVNVPSGGRVPNGATVEVDIPNPFYFSPTLTYNLHSPDFTTAKRMSDAINELMGPGTARPIDAASIEVTAPKSSARRVDYVSVLENIEFIPADAPAKIIVNARTGTVVINQKVIVKPAAVSHGNLVVTISENPIISQPNPFANGRTVVVPDSQINVEQKNKRTFLFAGASLKDIIKAINAVGATPGDLVAILEALEQAGALNATIITI; from the coding sequence ATGCGCAAAGCTTATTTGTATTTATTCATGTGTTTACTAGCTGCTTTTGGCTTGGGCCATGCTGAGCGCATTAAAGACATCGCCACTTTAGCAGGTGTGCGTACCAACCAATTGGTCGGTTATGGATTGGTTGTTGGTTTAGATGGTACAGGGGATCGAACGGGCACCCGATTTACTGAGCAAACGTTCGCCAACATGTTGATTCAACTTGGCGTCAATATACCGCCAGGAACCAAATTAAATTCCAAAAATATTGCAGCCGTTATGGTGACTGCCAATCTGAGTACCTTTATGAAGAAAGGACAAACCATGGATGTGAATCTGTCTTCCATCGGTGATTCAAAAAGCCTGCGGGGAGGTACTTTATTAATGACACCATTAAAGGGTGCTGATGGAAAGGTGTATGCCATTGCGCAGGGGAATGTGACGGTTGTTGGATTGGGTGTTAGCGGAGCTGATGGGTCAAGCGTTACAGTTAATGTGCCCAGTGGAGGGCGAGTTCCAAATGGAGCAACTGTTGAGGTGGATATTCCTAACCCGTTCTATTTTTCCCCAACACTAACCTACAATTTACATAGTCCAGATTTTACGACCGCAAAACGAATGAGCGATGCCATTAATGAATTAATGGGACCTGGGACAGCCCGTCCAATCGATGCCGCCTCGATTGAGGTCACGGCACCAAAATCTTCTGCTCGGCGGGTTGATTATGTTTCTGTATTGGAAAATATTGAATTTATCCCGGCCGATGCCCCTGCAAAAATCATTGTTAACGCCCGAACTGGGACAGTCGTTATCAATCAAAAAGTCATTGTTAAGCCAGCAGCTGTATCTCATGGGAATTTAGTCGTAACGATTAGCGAAAATCCGATCATCAGCCAGCCTAATCCATTTGCAAATGGACGGACTGTTGTTGTCCCAGATAGCCAAATCAATGTCGAACAGAAGAATAAACGCACTTTCCTGTTTGCTGGGGCTTCCCTCAAAGACATTATCAAAGCCATTAATGCAGTGGGTGCAACTCCAGGAGACTTAGTCGCAATTCTTGAAGCCTTAGAACAGGCTGGTGCACTTAATGCAACAATAATCACTATTTAG
- the flgJ gene encoding flagellar assembly peptidoglycan hydrolase FlgJ has translation MEGIAIGDFKGLQELKRQSQTDSQKALPEVAKQFEAIFLQSMLKSMRLGGEHLLEDGNPLKSNSQDGFQDMLDGQYASNLAHGQGIGLATMLTKELKSAEAGKNPDKLAVNGIDQSLLTSRAAPRLREDFNSIKRNSSPASETTIDEFVKSLWPYAQQAAGLLGLDPKILLAQAALETGWGQFVSKDNDGSSNNFFNIKATSANENAVKVSTTEFIADTPVKLNASFRRYSSVEHSFNDYVALIRGNSRYETALANSQDPERFVTELHRAGYATDPEYSAKILAIYHGEELQQALARNGLPNI, from the coding sequence ATGGAAGGGATAGCAATTGGTGACTTTAAAGGATTACAAGAGTTAAAACGTCAGTCGCAGACGGACAGTCAAAAAGCTTTGCCCGAGGTTGCAAAACAATTTGAAGCTATTTTCCTGCAATCCATGCTAAAGAGCATGCGATTGGGCGGTGAGCATCTTCTAGAAGACGGCAATCCGCTAAAATCCAATTCACAAGACGGTTTCCAGGACATGTTAGATGGCCAATATGCCAGTAATCTTGCTCACGGACAAGGTATTGGTTTAGCGACAATGCTTACCAAGGAATTAAAATCGGCGGAAGCTGGTAAAAATCCTGATAAGCTGGCAGTTAATGGCATAGACCAGTCCCTGTTAACCAGTCGTGCCGCACCGCGATTAAGAGAGGATTTCAACTCAATCAAACGAAACAGCTCCCCGGCCAGTGAGACGACCATTGATGAATTTGTAAAATCATTATGGCCTTATGCGCAGCAGGCGGCTGGTTTATTAGGTTTAGACCCTAAAATTTTGTTGGCGCAAGCGGCTCTGGAAACAGGCTGGGGACAGTTTGTAAGCAAGGACAATGATGGCAGCAGCAATAATTTCTTTAACATAAAAGCGACCAGCGCAAATGAAAATGCAGTTAAAGTAAGTACCACGGAATTCATTGCTGATACGCCAGTTAAATTAAATGCCTCCTTTCGGAGGTATTCCTCTGTGGAGCATAGTTTTAATGACTACGTGGCTCTAATTCGTGGAAACAGCCGTTATGAAACCGCATTGGCCAATAGCCAGGATCCAGAACGCTTCGTCACTGAGCTTCACCGGGCAGGTTATGCGACTGATCCAGAATATAGTGCAAAAATATTAGCTATATATCACGGGGAAGAATTGCAGCAGGCGCTGGCAAGAAATGGATTGCCCAACATCTAG
- the flgK gene encoding flagellar hook-associated protein FlgK has product MSGILNIASLSLNAFQTAFQIIGNNIANAHNSGYSRQTIEFAPTPAYKYAGSFIGTGVMVSNVKRNFDQFATQQVRETLTSKTEYDTFYQQALQIDKLLSQEGTSVSASLQNFFNALAQLNQAPDSVASRDVAIKQSELLVDQFNTMQLRLDEYQSNSGAQIQEAISHINQITANIADVNKQLSSMPGAPELLDKRDELLRELSQYTNVTVIDQGTTGISVAIGTGEMLVMGSEHRNLAIKTDATDQLGTKIVIDNGSGQIEITANLKSGMLGGLLHFQQDVLGQASQLLGQLAIGLASTFNAQHRLGMDMNSQLGKDFFTDFNQMSFQLARSIPATSNTGTATLAVQISDIGQTKLSDYELLVTDAATNEVRVIRKSDGQSTVLNWTDTPPAPPAGQIVIDGMTITVDNVANLNNDDHFNLTPTRGAARDLALKISDAREIAFASPIRTLGASSNTGTGQISLGDVFNTTSVAKDFRIDFISDTQFNLVNVTDGITTGPITFTPNSDNSLLIPDSVNPSYSVTLSGAPKAGDSFTASYNSGGIGDNRNGLKLGALQQNKLFEGGTESLFDRYSNLIAQVGGKTYQAKLRSDAADILYQQAVDFRDSKSAVNLDEEATLLLKFKEAYQAASKVMAISGQIMDVLFDAMR; this is encoded by the coding sequence ATGTCTGGAATCTTAAACATAGCCTCGCTAAGCCTGAATGCCTTTCAGACGGCATTTCAAATCATAGGCAACAACATTGCCAATGCACATAACAGTGGTTATTCAAGACAAACTATAGAATTTGCCCCTACGCCGGCTTATAAGTACGCGGGATCCTTTATTGGCACTGGTGTAATGGTCTCCAACGTCAAGCGCAATTTTGACCAGTTTGCCACCCAACAAGTGCGTGAGACGTTAACCTCAAAAACCGAATACGACACCTTTTATCAACAAGCCTTACAAATCGATAAACTTCTCTCGCAAGAAGGGACGAGCGTTTCTGCCAGTTTGCAGAATTTCTTCAATGCATTGGCGCAGTTGAATCAAGCCCCAGACAGTGTGGCGTCTCGAGACGTAGCCATTAAGCAAAGTGAGTTGTTGGTTGATCAATTTAACACCATGCAACTTAGGCTTGATGAATACCAAAGCAATAGTGGCGCCCAAATTCAAGAAGCCATTAGTCACATTAATCAAATCACCGCAAACATCGCTGATGTGAATAAACAATTGAGCAGTATGCCTGGTGCTCCGGAATTATTAGACAAACGGGATGAGCTGCTGCGTGAATTATCTCAATACACCAATGTAACGGTTATCGATCAGGGCACTACAGGAATTAGTGTCGCCATTGGTACGGGTGAGATGCTGGTGATGGGGAGTGAACACAGGAATTTAGCAATTAAAACCGATGCGACTGATCAATTAGGGACAAAAATAGTAATCGATAATGGTTCCGGACAAATTGAAATCACTGCAAATTTAAAGTCCGGCATGCTTGGAGGATTGCTCCATTTCCAACAGGACGTTCTTGGGCAAGCGAGCCAACTCCTGGGCCAATTAGCCATTGGTTTAGCTTCAACGTTTAACGCTCAGCATCGATTAGGCATGGATATGAACAGTCAGCTGGGAAAAGATTTTTTTACCGATTTCAATCAAATGTCCTTCCAGTTGGCGCGTTCTATCCCTGCCACATCCAATACAGGAACTGCGACACTTGCTGTACAAATTTCTGACATTGGTCAGACCAAGCTCAGCGATTATGAACTTCTGGTTACGGATGCAGCAACCAATGAAGTGAGAGTCATTCGTAAATCGGATGGACAATCGACTGTTTTAAACTGGACGGATACTCCCCCCGCACCGCCTGCGGGGCAAATTGTTATCGATGGAATGACCATCACCGTTGATAATGTAGCCAATTTAAATAATGATGATCATTTCAACCTAACACCAACCCGAGGCGCTGCCCGCGATTTGGCCTTGAAAATCAGTGATGCTAGGGAAATCGCCTTTGCCTCACCCATACGTACTCTGGGCGCATCCAGTAATACAGGTACTGGGCAGATTAGTTTAGGTGATGTTTTTAATACCACAAGCGTAGCGAAGGATTTTCGCATAGATTTTATATCTGACACGCAGTTTAATCTGGTGAATGTCACCGATGGCATAACCACAGGACCGATCACGTTTACCCCGAATTCTGACAACAGCTTATTGATTCCGGATTCGGTAAATCCATCTTATTCAGTTACCCTTTCCGGTGCACCTAAGGCTGGAGATAGTTTCACGGCATCTTACAACAGCGGTGGCATCGGTGATAACCGCAATGGCCTGAAATTAGGGGCTTTGCAGCAAAATAAATTATTTGAGGGAGGCACAGAAAGTTTATTTGACCGCTACTCCAACCTCATTGCACAGGTCGGTGGAAAAACTTATCAAGCTAAACTTCGTAGTGATGCGGCCGATATATTGTACCAACAAGCAGTCGATTTTAGAGACAGTAAAAGCGCGGTTAATTTGGATGAAGAGGCAACCCT